From Methanobacterium veterum, the proteins below share one genomic window:
- a CDS encoding AAA family ATPase has translation MKKIGILYVKGALPLFENFGELPTHIVKENGLVNGQKASDVLDGLIIPGGSIIESQSVGEDLKKEIMKMNHDGKFILGMCSGFQLLANKTDIGRRSPCPIEREGLGILDVSFRPMIGTDRVEAEILEDSFLTKGIVGETVTGFHCHTYGLIEGDATPLFLSTVKRTDYQDNPRKILSGARNGEGNVTGTMVHGCLDENPALVDNILEFIGAAEKDILEIKEKNTELSKKIRSEIGIDTNISVKSLNSPANPSNMELPKVLMMVGTGSDSGKTFLTTGIVGTLRKRGYRVCVLKVGPDIRDLVPSLYLNKENMEKFSSIQIGGLGWMDLENVLKDLKNQNYDLVLIEGVMSAFTGLLNEKTPFSSVEIARAANIPVIMVSSCSKGGIETAAVDIVGHISIMDKIGVKTSGVILNRVYDKSISKVASSYITKMTGKSVIAEVPKVKMTERGNTPEVEIKLEEFCLNAMKTVEEHLNMDQIFKMAEIPDFRGYMPYEEIVSKF, from the coding sequence ATGAAAAAAATAGGTATCCTGTATGTAAAAGGTGCGCTGCCCCTTTTTGAGAATTTCGGTGAACTACCAACACATATTGTAAAAGAAAATGGTTTGGTTAACGGTCAAAAAGCTAGTGATGTGCTTGACGGGCTTATAATACCTGGTGGGAGCATAATTGAATCACAGAGTGTTGGAGAAGATCTCAAAAAGGAAATCATGAAAATGAATCATGATGGAAAATTTATTTTGGGGATGTGCTCTGGGTTCCAGCTGCTTGCAAATAAGACTGACATTGGGAGACGTTCGCCGTGCCCTATTGAAAGGGAAGGCCTAGGAATTCTGGATGTGTCGTTCCGCCCTATGATCGGAACAGACAGAGTTGAAGCTGAAATACTTGAAGATTCATTTTTAACTAAGGGCATAGTTGGGGAGACCGTTACAGGTTTTCACTGCCATACTTACGGGTTAATTGAAGGAGATGCAACTCCTCTTTTTTTAAGCACAGTTAAAAGGACAGATTATCAGGATAACCCTCGCAAAATATTATCTGGGGCTAGAAATGGTGAAGGGAATGTTACTGGTACGATGGTTCATGGGTGCCTCGATGAAAATCCTGCACTTGTAGATAATATCCTTGAATTTATAGGTGCAGCTGAAAAAGATATTTTGGAGATTAAAGAAAAGAATACTGAACTTTCAAAGAAGATTAGAAGCGAAATAGGTATAGATACGAATATCTCTGTCAAATCATTGAATTCTCCAGCAAATCCCTCTAATATGGAGCTTCCGAAGGTCCTGATGATGGTGGGCACTGGTTCAGATTCTGGAAAAACATTCTTGACAACAGGAATCGTGGGGACTTTACGAAAAAGAGGTTATCGAGTTTGTGTATTAAAAGTAGGGCCGGATATAAGGGATTTAGTGCCTTCACTTTACCTGAATAAAGAAAATATGGAAAAATTCTCATCTATTCAAATAGGCGGACTTGGATGGATGGACTTAGAAAATGTTCTTAAGGACCTAAAAAATCAAAATTATGACCTTGTTTTAATTGAAGGAGTTATGAGTGCATTTACAGGACTGCTAAATGAAAAAACTCCATTTTCGTCGGTCGAAATTGCAAGGGCTGCCAATATTCCAGTTATTATGGTCTCATCATGCAGTAAAGGCGGAATTGAAACTGCAGCGGTGGATATCGTGGGCCACATAAGCATAATGGATAAAATTGGAGTTAAAACAAGCGGCGTAATTTTAAACAGGGTTTACGATAAATCTATTTCAAAGGTTGCGTCGTCTTATATAACTAAAATGACAGGTAAGAGTGTTATAGCTGAAGTTCCAAAGGTAAAAATGACAGAAAGAGGCAATACTCCTGAAGTAGAAATTAAATTGGAAGAGTTCTGTTTAAATGCTATGAAAACAGTTGAAGAACATTTAAATATGGATCAAATCTTCAAAATGGCCGAAATTCCTGATTTTAGAGGTTATATGCCCTATGAAGAAATAGTTTCCAAATTTTAA
- the ribB gene encoding 3,4-dihydroxy-2-butanone-4-phosphate synthase has product MIEDAIKAFKDGKIVLIFDNDNRERETDMIIAAEHMTTEHMTTIRNDAGGLVCVPLSAEVSDKLGIPFMTDIMDAATEEYPVLGELSPNDIPYDEKSAFSITVNHRKTFTGITDSDRACTIKELALLCKNEEFDKFGKNFRAPGHVTLLRATEGHVLKRQGHTEMSIALAEMAGTTPVAVCCEMMDDETGGSMTTDKVAKYAEEKGLIFLSGDEVIKAYHEFKENQK; this is encoded by the coding sequence ATGATAGAAGACGCAATTAAAGCATTTAAAGACGGAAAAATCGTCTTAATATTTGACAATGATAACAGGGAAAGGGAAACCGATATGATCATTGCCGCTGAACACATGACCACTGAACACATGACAACCATCAGGAACGATGCAGGAGGTCTTGTTTGTGTCCCTCTTTCAGCAGAAGTTTCAGATAAACTTGGAATTCCATTTATGACAGACATAATGGATGCAGCAACTGAAGAATATCCTGTACTCGGAGAATTATCACCAAATGACATACCTTACGATGAAAAATCAGCTTTTTCCATAACAGTAAACCACAGGAAAACATTCACAGGCATAACAGACAGTGACAGGGCATGTACCATAAAAGAATTAGCCCTTTTATGTAAAAATGAAGAGTTCGACAAATTTGGAAAGAATTTCAGAGCTCCAGGACACGTTACATTACTTAGAGCTACTGAAGGGCACGTGCTTAAAAGGCAGGGCCATACTGAAATGAGTATAGCTCTTGCAGAAATGGCAGGAACTACTCCTGTAGCTGTATGCTGTGAAATGATGGACGACGAAACCGGCGGTTCCATGACTACCGATAAAGTCGCAAAATATGCTGAAGAGAAAGGACTCATCTTTTTAAGCGGGGATGAAGTCATAAAAGCATACCACGAGTTTAAAGAAAACCAAAAATAA
- a CDS encoding DUF120 domain-containing protein: MDIKGTVTSGQGKGAYFMSLPVYKTQFEKQLNFSPFPGTLNIKISEEEIDTIHRIDEDKLKIIEGKENFGDVLLIHATLNDEIDGAIVFPKKTTHKENILEFITSKKLKETIGIKDGDSVKISLKY, encoded by the coding sequence ATGGATATTAAAGGAACTGTAACTTCTGGACAAGGAAAAGGAGCATATTTTATGTCCCTACCAGTATACAAAACTCAATTTGAAAAACAGCTTAATTTCAGCCCATTTCCCGGTACTTTAAATATAAAAATAAGCGAAGAGGAAATCGATACAATCCACAGGATCGATGAAGATAAACTGAAAATCATTGAAGGTAAAGAAAACTTTGGAGATGTTCTGCTTATACACGCCACCTTAAATGATGAAATAGACGGAGCCATTGTTTTTCCAAAAAAAACCACCCATAAAGAAAATATTCTAGAATTTATAACATCTAAAAAACTCAAAGAAACTATAGGCATTAAAGACGGAGATTCTGTTAAAATCAGCCTTAAATATTAA
- a CDS encoding endonuclease V, producing MCSYNFPQKLADIQYSLSKNIIEQDSFKNVHTVAGADISFEKDDCAVAAAVVVDLDDLTVIDSKAIEVKLLFPYISGFLGFREANAVISVLRKLNNEFDVLMVNGHGIMHPRGFGLASHVGLLMDMPTIGVAKRLIKGNYKYKSDNSLKTVEFMNKSVGACNRQKCISVGHKISLKTAVDIVRETSIFKMPEPLRQAHILATNTMKDKIK from the coding sequence ATGTGTTCATACAACTTCCCTCAAAAGCTTGCAGATATCCAATACAGCCTATCCAAAAATATAATAGAACAGGACAGCTTTAAAAATGTCCATACAGTGGCAGGGGCCGACATATCCTTTGAAAAAGATGATTGTGCAGTTGCAGCTGCGGTTGTAGTTGATCTGGATGATCTTACTGTTATAGATTCAAAAGCCATTGAAGTTAAACTTTTATTCCCTTATATTTCTGGATTTTTAGGGTTTAGAGAAGCTAATGCTGTAATTTCTGTTTTACGGAAGCTAAATAATGAATTTGATGTTTTAATGGTGAATGGACACGGCATAATGCACCCCCGAGGTTTTGGTCTTGCTTCCCATGTTGGACTTCTGATGGATATGCCCACAATTGGAGTTGCCAAAAGGTTAATTAAAGGAAACTACAAATATAAAAGTGATAATTCATTAAAAACCGTAGAATTCATGAATAAATCTGTGGGAGCATGCAACAGGCAAAAATGCATTAGTGTTGGGCATAAAATATCTTTAAAAACCGCAGTTGACATTGTGCGCGAGACATCAATATTTAAAATGCCGGAACCATTGAGACAGGCCCATATACTAGCTACAAATACCATGAAAGATAAAATTAAATGA
- the sepS gene encoding O-phosphoserine--tRNA ligase, whose product MDKKKLVKLAKKDFEKAWTMTSQTLHKPHHDDEYPRIHLKTGKSHMLYDTVAQLRQAYMNLGFDEAVNPVFIEEEHIYKQFGPEAPAVLDRCFYTAGLPRPDIGIGMDKIEKIEKMGVDLDDARIDGLKEVFRGYKKGDVSGDDLVLEVSQALNVKNNMGLRILEKIFPEIRELTPIAHKTTLRSHMTSGWFITLQNIHNKRQLPIKLFSIDRCFRREQREDASHLTTYHSASCVIVDDEISLDMGKAVSESLLEYFGFEKFKFTPDEKKSKYYIAGTQTEVYGYHPKLKEWVEVATFGMYSPIALAKYGIDKDVMNLGVGVERIAMLLYNQTDVREMVYPQTYGKWKLSDRDLATMLRINYYPATHEGQHLMNDIVTAFKEHGDTPSPCEFTAFEGEFLGKDIEVKVVEPEKGTKLLGPAAWNTVYINQGDIIGVPTKDVTDENALNALENGISTQITYMDGICADAAYKIEEMVVSGAGEVTLRVPISRSISDINLRLEDVALNYITSKNKAIDVRGPVFCTITCTLKE is encoded by the coding sequence CTGGATAAAAAGAAACTAGTAAAGCTTGCAAAGAAAGATTTCGAGAAAGCGTGGACAATGACCTCACAGACGTTGCATAAGCCCCATCACGATGATGAATATCCTCGAATACACCTAAAAACAGGTAAAAGCCACATGCTCTATGATACGGTTGCACAGCTAAGGCAGGCGTACATGAATTTAGGGTTCGATGAAGCTGTAAACCCTGTTTTTATTGAAGAAGAACATATATACAAACAGTTCGGACCTGAGGCTCCCGCTGTTTTAGACAGGTGTTTCTATACCGCAGGGCTTCCAAGACCAGATATTGGAATTGGAATGGATAAAATTGAAAAGATCGAAAAAATGGGAGTAGATCTTGATGATGCAAGGATAGATGGTCTGAAAGAAGTGTTTAGAGGTTATAAAAAGGGAGATGTAAGTGGAGACGACCTGGTTTTAGAAGTTTCACAGGCCCTCAATGTTAAAAATAATATGGGACTCCGTATCCTGGAAAAAATATTTCCAGAGATCCGTGAATTAACACCTATAGCTCATAAAACAACTTTAAGGTCACATATGACATCAGGATGGTTTATAACACTCCAGAATATCCATAATAAAAGACAATTACCTATAAAACTTTTCTCAATCGACAGGTGTTTCAGAAGAGAACAGAGGGAAGATGCAAGTCACCTTACAACTTACCATTCAGCTTCGTGTGTTATTGTGGATGATGAAATATCTTTAGACATGGGAAAAGCAGTGTCTGAAAGTTTACTGGAATACTTTGGGTTTGAAAAGTTCAAATTCACGCCTGATGAGAAAAAATCAAAATATTACATAGCAGGTACCCAGACAGAAGTTTATGGTTACCACCCTAAACTCAAAGAATGGGTAGAAGTCGCTACATTTGGAATGTACTCACCAATTGCACTTGCAAAGTACGGAATAGATAAGGACGTCATGAATTTAGGAGTAGGTGTTGAAAGGATTGCAATGCTCCTTTATAACCAGACAGATGTCAGGGAAATGGTTTATCCTCAAACCTATGGAAAATGGAAGCTTTCAGACCGAGACCTTGCAACCATGCTCCGGATAAATTATTACCCTGCAACCCATGAAGGGCAACACTTAATGAACGATATAGTAACTGCCTTTAAAGAACACGGTGATACACCTTCCCCATGTGAATTCACTGCATTTGAAGGTGAATTCCTGGGCAAAGATATAGAAGTTAAAGTGGTGGAACCTGAGAAAGGTACAAAGCTTTTAGGACCTGCAGCATGGAATACCGTGTATATCAATCAGGGAGACATAATTGGAGTCCCTACAAAAGATGTCACTGATGAAAATGCATTAAATGCACTTGAAAATGGGATATCAACTCAAATAACTTACATGGACGGCATATGTGCCGATGCTGCCTACAAAATTGAAGAAATGGTTGTAAGCGGAGCCGGAGAAGTCACATTAAGAGTACCTATATCAAGATCCATTTCTGACATCAATTTAAGACTAGAAGATGTGGCTTTAAACTACATAACAAGTAAAAATAAAGCCATAGATGTACGAGGGCCAGTATTCTGTACTATAACATGTACACTTAAAGAATAA
- the tfrA gene encoding fumarate reductase (CoM/CoB) subunit TfrA, which yields MEREVYECDVLIIGSGGAGCRAAIEASKYDLDIIMVSKGLTFKSGCTTLAEGGYNAAFAAVDCADTVEAHFEDTLKGGGYLNDSNLVRILVEEAPQRLIELESYGALFDRQDSGQINQRPFGGQSYRRTCFQGDRTGHEMMLGLKEEVTKRGIETMDEIMITSLIMDESGRNVIGACGLSLKDSKLTVFKAKSVILGSGGAGWLYPVTSNTLQKTGDGYFIAYNAGADLLDMEQVQFHPTGMIHPESRKGVLVTEAVRGEGGILLNSEGERFMEKYDPRKELATRDVVARAIYNEIREGRGTAKGGVYLDVTHLPAEVIEEKLETMLAQFLDVGVDIRKEPMEVAPTAHHFMGGVRITENGETTVGNLFAAGEAAGGVHGANRLGGNALADTQVFGKRAGEAAAKNALDSELLSNDAFVDAEDARVSGLIKDGTVYPFEIKKELEEVMWKDVAIIRNQEGLMSALKRIKELKEMLPDMKVPGGMGFNKDLQDALEAFVMLDVAEIVTKAAFLRRESRGSHYREDYPETSDDWKKSIVFNKSGRLKFIER from the coding sequence ATGGAAAGAGAAGTATATGAATGCGACGTTCTAATTATAGGCTCTGGAGGGGCAGGCTGTAGGGCAGCAATAGAAGCGTCTAAATATGATTTAGACATTATAATGGTATCGAAAGGATTAACATTTAAGTCAGGCTGTACTACTCTGGCAGAAGGAGGATACAACGCTGCTTTTGCGGCAGTTGATTGTGCGGACACTGTTGAAGCTCATTTTGAAGACACCCTTAAAGGTGGGGGATATCTAAACGATTCTAACCTGGTAAGAATTCTGGTAGAAGAAGCACCGCAGAGATTAATTGAGCTTGAAAGCTATGGTGCTCTTTTTGACAGGCAGGACTCTGGGCAGATTAACCAGCGGCCATTCGGGGGCCAAAGTTATAGGCGTACATGCTTCCAGGGAGATCGGACTGGCCATGAAATGATGCTGGGTTTAAAAGAAGAAGTAACAAAGCGCGGTATCGAAACCATGGACGAGATAATGATTACATCTCTTATCATGGATGAATCCGGCCGAAACGTCATAGGGGCATGTGGATTATCACTTAAAGACTCTAAACTTACGGTATTTAAAGCTAAATCTGTAATTCTTGGAAGTGGAGGTGCAGGCTGGCTATACCCTGTTACTTCAAACACATTACAGAAAACTGGGGACGGCTACTTTATTGCATACAATGCAGGTGCCGATCTGCTGGATATGGAGCAGGTGCAGTTCCATCCAACAGGAATGATACACCCTGAATCTAGAAAAGGAGTCCTTGTAACTGAAGCTGTGAGGGGAGAAGGTGGAATTCTCTTAAACTCTGAAGGCGAAAGGTTTATGGAAAAATACGACCCTCGAAAAGAACTTGCAACCCGTGACGTCGTGGCAAGGGCTATATACAATGAGATAAGGGAAGGAAGAGGAACCGCAAAAGGTGGAGTTTACCTTGATGTGACACATCTTCCAGCAGAGGTCATTGAAGAGAAGCTTGAGACAATGCTTGCACAGTTCCTGGACGTTGGCGTAGATATAAGGAAAGAGCCAATGGAAGTAGCGCCTACGGCACACCATTTCATGGGCGGCGTCAGGATAACTGAAAACGGCGAGACCACTGTGGGTAATTTATTTGCAGCAGGTGAGGCAGCTGGTGGTGTACATGGTGCAAACAGGCTTGGTGGAAATGCACTAGCAGATACGCAGGTATTTGGTAAAAGAGCAGGTGAGGCAGCTGCTAAAAATGCTTTAGATAGTGAGCTGCTGTCAAACGATGCTTTTGTTGATGCTGAAGATGCAAGGGTTTCTGGCCTTATTAAAGATGGTACAGTATATCCCTTTGAGATTAAGAAGGAGCTTGAAGAGGTCATGTGGAAAGACGTGGCTATAATAAGGAATCAGGAAGGCTTAATGTCAGCCTTAAAGAGGATAAAAGAGCTTAAAGAAATGCTTCCAGACATGAAAGTGCCTGGAGGTATGGGCTTTAATAAAGACCTTCAAGATGCCCTTGAAGCATTTGTAATGCTTGATGTGGCAGAAATTGTTACAAAGGCCGCATTTTTACGCCGTGAAAGCCGGGGATCTCACTACAGGGAAGACTATCCTGAAACGAGCGATGACTGGAAAAAGAGCATTGTTTTTAATAAAAGCGGAAGGTTGAAGTTTATTGAAAGATAA
- a CDS encoding DUF1697 domain-containing protein, producing MKYIALLRGINIGRNKRIKMADLVKTLESLGFKNVKTYLQSGNVIFEHDSSDIMEIAGSIERKISQTFPFYVDVIIRTKDELENIVKGNPFIKEPDIELDKLHVTFLADIPDQKAVLNLDVNVAENEKFEIIGREVYLYCPNGYSRTKLKNDVFERKLNTTATTRNWKTTNKLFELSS from the coding sequence ATGAAATACATAGCTTTGCTTCGAGGAATCAACATAGGCCGCAATAAAAGAATAAAAATGGCTGATCTGGTAAAAACCTTGGAATCACTCGGTTTTAAAAATGTAAAAACTTATCTTCAAAGCGGTAATGTTATTTTTGAGCATGATTCCAGTGATATCATGGAAATTGCAGGAAGTATTGAAAGAAAAATAAGTCAGACATTCCCTTTTTATGTAGATGTAATTATTCGGACAAAAGACGAACTGGAAAATATTGTTAAGGGCAATCCATTTATTAAAGAGCCTGATATTGAGCTTGATAAACTGCATGTGACATTTTTAGCTGATATTCCTGATCAAAAAGCTGTTTTGAATCTAGATGTAAATGTGGCTGAAAATGAAAAATTTGAAATAATCGGTAGGGAAGTGTATCTTTACTGTCCTAATGGGTATTCAAGGACAAAATTAAAAAATGATGTGTTTGAGAGGAAATTAAATACTACCGCAACAACGAGAAATTGGAAAACAACAAATAAACTGTTTGAATTGTCCAGTTAA
- a CDS encoding 4Fe-4S binding protein, giving the protein MCEFCVQHGPGKKWYLVAQNYADKLAASEERKKFIHDFFKSYERNYRKNVRMTDIARKVPFVREYAEKKLNNYFSQKHAGQVICLEDAVSICSIPGRVSVIDCPCQKYLSGKEERKCILFGTTADIVENIPEFSNISDMGFEDATELLKSTEIEGKVHTVWTFMSPYIGAICNCNQRGCLLFHMKNKYQFAEIVHRGHETAVINKEMCNGCGNCQTICQFDAVVIVDGKAEINSKCHGCGVCRSFCPVEVINLVSRYP; this is encoded by the coding sequence ATGTGTGAATTCTGCGTTCAGCATGGGCCTGGTAAAAAATGGTACCTGGTTGCTCAAAATTATGCTGATAAACTGGCAGCTTCAGAAGAGAGAAAAAAGTTTATCCATGATTTTTTTAAATCTTATGAGAGAAATTACAGAAAAAATGTTCGTATGACTGATATAGCAAGAAAAGTGCCATTTGTGAGGGAATATGCAGAAAAAAAGCTTAATAATTATTTTAGCCAGAAGCATGCAGGACAAGTTATTTGTTTAGAAGATGCAGTTTCTATATGCAGTATCCCTGGAAGAGTCAGTGTTATAGATTGTCCCTGTCAGAAATACCTTTCAGGTAAAGAAGAAAGAAAATGCATACTCTTTGGAACCACTGCAGATATCGTGGAGAATATCCCTGAATTTTCGAATATTTCAGACATGGGTTTTGAGGATGCAACAGAATTACTGAAATCTACAGAAATTGAAGGCAAAGTCCACACGGTATGGACTTTTATGTCTCCTTATATTGGGGCTATATGTAACTGCAATCAGAGAGGATGTTTGTTATTTCATATGAAAAATAAGTATCAATTTGCTGAAATCGTGCATAGAGGTCATGAAACAGCTGTAATAAATAAAGAGATGTGTAATGGCTGCGGAAACTGCCAGACTATTTGTCAGTTTGATGCAGTGGTAATTGTAGATGGAAAGGCAGAAATTAACTCTAAATGTCATGGTTGCGGGGTTTGCAGAAGTTTTTGCCCTGTAGAAGTGATTAATCTAGTTTCAAGGTATCCGTAA
- a CDS encoding phosphatase PAP2 family protein, whose amino-acid sequence MVMWSRVYLNQHTPAQVIVGAITSFTVTWMQFRLCMTYIPYLGLRIP is encoded by the coding sequence ATGGTCATGTGGAGCCGTGTCTATCTTAACCAGCACACACCCGCCCAGGTTATTGTTGGAGCGATTACCAGTTTTACTGTTACATGGATGCAGTTCAGACTATGCATGACTTATATCCCATATTTAGGTTTACGGATACCTTGA